One part of the Aspergillus luchuensis IFO 4308 DNA, chromosome 5, nearly complete sequence genome encodes these proteins:
- a CDS encoding uncharacterized protein (COG:S;~EggNog:ENOG410Q2AW;~antiSMASH:Cluster_5.21), with amino-acid sequence MTTTSQNPTGVLKKAVLVHAPDLDVSCRARLRIIHDQAADQGCIFLSITADLANLSGKSQVLTLNIPPESVEQCALARQSNSELCPSHFVSMLPAPVTNVSAVSTLSLSLCATGIVLCPSKLDYISPARPGDLDIHSFAKICQSQFLYLHFSRRQFVNKELDKLEIFFRALRTKSLKRVSFDHSRHGMVQKDWRVFNLSPNPPPYRQELLSEQLEQVDPPLYCEESVSEQVVRKRQREPWSVSSHDESRKRVLLQAPPPLGSPTEVNTPSTRSPSPSSIRPTIFQRASSPGDPVCKKLARLEHELRGVSDDLICELLIRSGRGHLLAIPKNVDRALPCEAQKAVPTEIEMVEQRLKRYVDEMIERRLKSGILDEVIDSAASECRDQIYDECKTNQAEFREQVDDGNSEVRNTTMECLKEINEQAQRHMHEIEEQAQQCMKDIEDQGIEVEMSAKRSMAELKRWFSTPAQSLPEIKSNPSREIDTAARRSSI; translated from the exons ATGACTACGACTTCGCAAAACCCGACCGGGGTCTTGAAGAAGGCAGTTCTTGTTCATGCGCCCGATCTCGATGTTTCCTGCCGTGCCCGCCTTCGTATTATTCATGATCAAGCTGCTGACCAAGGATGCATCTTTCTTTCGATCACTGCAGATCTGGCTAACCTGAGCGGCAAATCACAGGTACTGACTTTGAATATCCCTCCAGAAAGTGTCGAACAATGTGCTCTAGCTCGACAAAGCAATAGTGAACTCTGTCCCTCTCACTTCGTTTCCATGCTCCCGGCGCCTGTTACCAATGTTTCGGCTGTCTCTACACTGAGTCTGAGCCTGTGTGCGACCGGCATTGTTCTCTGTCCCTCTAAACTAGATTATATCAGCCCAGCAAGACCAGGCGATCTTGATATCCATTCATTCGCGAAAATCTGTCAATCCCAATTCCTCTACCTACACTTCTCCAGACGACAATTTGTGAATAAAGAACTTGATAAGCTGGAAATCTTCTTCCGTGCTCTACGCACAAAGAGTCTTAAAAGAGTGTCTTTTGACCACTCTCGCCATGGCATGGTCCAGAAAGATTGGCGTGTCTTCAATTTATCGCCCAATCCACCCCCATATCGTCAAGAGCTCCTGTCCGAGCAGCTGGAGCAGGTTGATCCACCCCTATACTGTGAAGAGTCCGTGTCAGAGCAGGTAGTTAGAAAACGGCAGAGAG AACCATGGTCAGTGTCATCTCATGATGAAAGCCGAAAGAGAGTACTCCTTCAAGCCCCTCCACCGTTAGGCTCTCCCACCGAAGTAAATACGCCGAGTACTCGCTCcccttcaccatcctccatTCGCCCAACCATCTTTCAGCGTGCTTCCTCTCCTGGCGACCCAGTGTGTAAGAAACTTGCGCGTCTAGAGCATGAGCTCCGTGGTGTTTCTGATGACCTAATTTGCGAACTATTAATCCGATCCGGACGAGGACATCTGCTGGCCATACCAAAGAACGTAGATCGTGCCCTACCATGCGAGGCTCAGAAAGCCGTTCCTACTGAGATCGAGATGGTTGAGCAGCGCCTCAAACGATATGTCGATGAAATGATTGAGCGCCGCCTCAAATCAGGCATACTGGACGAAGTTATCGATAGTGCTGCAAGCGAGTGTCGCGATCAGATCTATGATGAATGCAAAACCAACCAGGCCGAATTTCGCGAACAAGTCGACGATGGTAACTCCGAGGTACGCAACACAACGATGGAATGTCTGAAGGAAATAAACGAACAGGCACAAAGACACATGCATGAAATAGAAGAGCAAGCGCAACAGTGCATGAAGGATATCGAGGATCAGGGAATCGAAGTTGAGATGTCTGCGAAGAGGAGTATGGCGGAGCTCAAGCGCTGGTTCAGTACCCCTGCTCAGTCCTTACCTGAAATCAAGTCGAACCCTAGCCGTGAGATAGATACTGCTGCCAGGCGCAGTTCCATTTAG